ACGGCATCGAGTCCGTTGATCGCCTCGGCGATTATCTGATCCGGCCGCTGACCCAAGGCGGCATCGGCACCTTGTTGGCCGCTTGCGGCTCGGTCACCCCAGGTGAGCGCGCCGGCGTTGATCACCAGGTCGGCGCCAGCGGCGTCGGCCTCAGCCTGGGTTTCCATCGTGCGGTTGAAGGACCCGAGCAGAATCACCGCGCTGACGACGAAGGCCACGGAGATCACCACGGCAATACCAGCGGCCCATAGGCGCTTCCCACCGGAACGTAGATTAGCCCGCAACACAGGAACCCGGCTCATCGCTGCGGCCCCGCCTCGGTAACCCGGTCATGGCCTGAGGCAGACCCGGCCGATCCCGACGACGCCGCCTGGAGCATCGCTGCGGCCAGCTGCGGGGCGGACGGGTGGTGCAGTGTCTCCACCACGCGGCCGTCGGAGAGCAGCACGGTGCTGTCTGCCTGGGCTGCGGCGGTCGCATCGTGGGTCACCATGATCACGGTCTGGCCGAATTCATCGACCGCAGTACGCAGCAGGTCCAGCACTTCGGCTCCGGCAGTCTGATCCAGGTTCCCGGTAGGTTCATCGGCGAAGACCACTGCGGGGCGTGAGACCAACGCTCGTGCGACCGCGACCCGTTGCTGCTGACCACCGGAGAGCTCAAAGGGACGGTGACCGAGCCGATCTGCGAGCCCCAGCCGATCCACCACCTGATCGAAGAACTCGCTGTCGACATTGCGGCCACCGCTCAGAGAAGTGGGCAGCAGAATATTCTCTTCAGCAGTCATGGCCGGGACCAGGTTGTACGCCTGGAAGATGAAGCCGATGTTAGCTCGACGCACCAGCGTGAGCTGCTTCTCGGAAAGCCCCGCGAGACTCACTGGTCCACTTTCCGTGGCCAACGTGATCGTGCCTGAATCCGGGACATCGAGCCCCGCCAGCACGTGCATCAACGTCGACTTGCCCGAACCCGAGGGCCCCATGACTGCGGTGAAGCACCCAGCGGGGAAACTGACGCTCAGCTCCTGCAAAGGTTTCACGGCGGTGTCACCGTCACCATAGACCTTGGTCAGCGATTCGGCGCGCACGGCTTCGTGGACAGGGTTTGGGCTGTTCAGTGGTTTCATCACGCTCAACCCTAGAGATCAGTGCCTGCGGTGACATCGGAGCAGAGGATGATCCCCACCTCATCCCGCGGGACGAGTTCCGTGACCGCCTAAGGCCGCGAAAGTCGCT
The nucleotide sequence above comes from Nesterenkonia halotolerans. Encoded proteins:
- a CDS encoding ABC transporter ATP-binding protein, whose amino-acid sequence is MKPLNSPNPVHEAVRAESLTKVYGDGDTAVKPLQELSVSFPAGCFTAVMGPSGSGKSTLMHVLAGLDVPDSGTITLATESGPVSLAGLSEKQLTLVRRANIGFIFQAYNLVPAMTAEENILLPTSLSGGRNVDSEFFDQVVDRLGLADRLGHRPFELSGGQQQRVAVARALVSRPAVVFADEPTGNLDQTAGAEVLDLLRTAVDEFGQTVIMVTHDATAAAQADSTVLLSDGRVVETLHHPSAPQLAAAMLQAASSGSAGSASGHDRVTEAGPQR